A part of Clarias gariepinus isolate MV-2021 ecotype Netherlands chromosome 14, CGAR_prim_01v2, whole genome shotgun sequence genomic DNA contains:
- the irf9 gene encoding interferon regulatory factor 9 isoform X2: MPSGKTRRTRRLRSWMVEQVSSGKYRGLVWDDDEKTMFRIPWKHAAKHDFRSDEDAAIFKAWAEFKGKLSENDSAGPASWKTRLRCALNKSPEFKEVIERSQLDISEPYKVYRLVPLDEQDLPEVKNEEEEKNTRRGKYRKRRRNSEINEEVAEKWIKEEEEAVAVQSISTEVDTTIGNGIILHPDEPKEHADVMKNDEVIDEIHFNLTVETVPPPGNIRDCPSFLIRVYYLGEEVLMREVMSDDVRIAFVPPSPSPPSTNGSSFLRVPLPPPPSSLKSDQIKSISTLLPFMDGGVILTTSSRGVYAKRVCQGRVFWRGPHALTNTASKMERGVKPTLIFNRQFFKQELDQFRSGGKEPETETTFCFGEELLETDDVSKKLIIIKITLPWAEKQIKDIAWTHSISLLQSLAQQSPSGEITLSLVELPEPTHTML, translated from the exons ATGCCGTCGGGTAAAACCCGCCGTACACGCCGCCTGCGCTCCTGGATGGTGGAGCAG gtgagcaGTGGGAAATACCGTGGTCTCGTATGGGACGATGACGAGAAGACCATGTTCCGTATCCCGTGGAAACACGCAGCGAAGCACGACTTCCGCAGTGATGAGGACGCTGCTATCTTTAAG GCGTGGGCCGAGTTTAAGGGGAAGCTGTCTGAGAACGACTCTGCTGGTCCTGCCTCGTGGAAAACACGGCTGCGCTGTGCTCTCAATAAAAGTCCGGAGTTCAAAGAGGTCATCGAGAGGTCACAGCTTGACATCTCCGAGCCCTACAAAGTGTATCGCCTCGTCCCGCTCGACGAGCAGG ATCTGCCTGAGGTGAAGAATGAGGAAGAGGAGAAAAACACAAGGAGGGGCAAATACAGAAAGAGGAGACGCAACTCCGAGATAAACGAAGAGGTTGCAGAGAAATGGAttaaagaagaggaggaagctGTCGCGGTTCAGAGCATTAGCACA GAAGTAGACACCACTATAGGAAATGGCATCATCCTTCATCCAGATGAACCAAAGGAGCACGCTGATGTTATGAAGAATGAcgaag TCATCGACGAAATTCACTTTAACCTCACAGTGGAAACTGTTCCTCCTCCAGGAAACATCAGAG aTTGTCCCTCGTTCCTCATCAGGGTTTATTACCTCGGAGAGGAGGTGCTGATGAGAGAGGTGATGAGCGATGATGTTCGCATCGCTTTCGTCCCGCCGTCTCCGAGTCCGCCCTCCACAAACGGCTCGAGTTTTCTTCGAGTTCCCCTTCCCCCTCCTCCCTCCAGCCTCAAGTCCGATCAGATCAAGTCCATTTCCACCCTGCTGCCGTTTATGGACGGCGGCGTCATTCTCACCACGTCGAGTCGAGGTGTTTACGCTAAACGTGTCTGTCAGGGACGAGTTTTCTGGAGGGGGCCgcacgcgcttacaaacacgGCCAGCAAGATGGAGAGAGGCGTGAAACCAACGCTGATCTTTAACCGACAATTCTTCAAACAAG agTTGGATCAGTTCCGTAGCGGAGGCAAAGAACCTGAAACTGAGACCACGTTCTGTTTTGGAGAGGAGCTTTTGGAAACGGATGATGTTTCTAAGAAGCTCATCATTATTAAG ATCACTCTGCCCTGGGCTGAGAAGCAAATCAAGGACATTGCGTGGACACACTCCATCTCCTTGCTGCAGAGTTTGGCTCAGCAATCTCCGTCAGGAGAAATCACGCTCAGTCTGGTGGAGCTTCCTGAACCGACGCACACTATGCTTTAA
- the avl9 gene encoding late secretory pathway protein AVL9 homolog: protein MESGCKDGVKGAVLHIVVVGFHHKRGCQVEFSYPPITDEGHDSNSLPDQWKYLPFLALPDGAHNYQEDTVYFLLPPLSEDMKCVYGVSCYRQIEAKALKVRQADVTRETVQKSVCVLSRVPVFGLIAAKLQLITHAYFEEKDFSQISILKELYDHMNGSLRFPTLEGSQVYLGLSARDLILHFKHKVLILFKLILLEKKVLFYISPVDRLVGTLMTVLSLFPGMIERGLPDSSHYHPRSSQSESADVIKSVDLKENAEVFVAEPPTADQSESSAAAPPNPSSPDWLDSEWESLDPSVLEEEQEKEGDGGRGEHTELTESDSTTPITVQPKATPTQTNTPSDTHAHSTHSHTPLLEEDQCGLPLAIFTKGYLCLPYMALQQHHLLCDVRVRGFVAGATNILFRQQRHLSDAIVDVEEAVIHIADPELRRVLSLTTADLRFCDFLLKSVSEHSEDVFLDGTGWEGGDEWIRAQFTLYMHTLLASTLQHDNEKLLADYGSAFVSAWKISHNYRVWSSTHHPAIGDITPGHPFQGQYSVADVKLRFSHSVQNSERGRKLGSAVMSTSRSVVQTGRAVGQSVGGALNSAKSVMSSWFSTLSQPPALISNPQSTSTNQ from the exons gtgGAGTTCTCTTACCCCCCCATCACAGATGAAGGTCACGACAGTAACTCGCTGCCTGATCAGTGGAAGTACCTGCCGTTCCTCGCTCTGCCTGACGGAGCACACAACTATCAGGAGG acacggTGTACTTCCTCCTGCCGCCTCTGAGTGAGGACATGAAGTGTGTGTATGGCGTTTCCTGCTACAGACAGATCGAAGCCAAG GCGCTGAAGGTGAGGCAGGCTGACGTCACCAGGGAGACGGTgcagaagagtgtgtgtgtgctcagcaGAGTG CCGGTGTTCGGTCTGATCGCGGCGAAGCTGCAGCTCATTACACATGCCTACTTCGAGGAGAAGGATTTCTCTCAGATCTCCATCCTGAAG gagCTGTATGATCACATGAATGGTTCCCTACGGTTCCCAACGCTAGAGGGATCCCAGGTGTATCTGG gtTTATCTGCACGGGATTTAATATTGCACTTTAAGCACAAG GTTCTAATTCTGTTCAAGTTGATTCTGCTGGAAAAGAAG gtgctgTTCTATATTTCTCCTGTTGACAGATTAGTGGGCACCCTGATGACAGTTCTGTCCCTGTTCCCTG gtATGATTGAGCGCGGCCTGCCCGACTCCTCTCACTATCATCCTAGAAGCAGCCAGTCGGAGAGTGCTGACGTCATCAAGAGCGTAGACCTCAAAGAGAACGCCGAGGTCTTTGTCGCCGAGCCGCCCACAGCCGACCAATCGGAGAGCTCCGCCGCTGCCCCGCCCAACCCGAGCTCTCCTGATTGGCTGGACAGCGAGTGGGAGAGTCTGGACCCGAGCGTCctggaggaggagcaggagaaGGAGGGAGACGGAGGGAGAGGCGAGCACACGGAGCTTACGGAGTCGGATTCGACCACGCCCATCACTGTTCAACCCAAAGCCACGCCCACTCAGACCAACACGCCCAgcgacacacacgcacacagtacacactcacatacacccCTGCTGGAGGAGGACCAGTGCGGCCTTCCTCTCGCCATCTTCACCAAG ggttaCCTGTGTTTACCCTACATGGCTCTTCAGCAGCATCACCTGCTCTGTGATGTTAGAGTTCGAGGGTTTGTTGCCGGAGCAACCAACATCCTGTTCCGTCAGCAGAGACACCTGAGCGACGCCATCGTAGAT GTGGAGGAGGCTGTGATCCACATCGCTGACCCCGAGTTGCGGCGCGTCCTCAGCCTGACCACAGCTGACCTGCGTTTCTGCGACTTCCTGTTGAAGAGTGTGTCTGAGCACAGCGAGGACGTGTTCCTGGACGGGACCGGCTGGGAGGGAGGCGACGAATGGATCCGGGCTCAGTTCACACTCTACATGCACACACTATTAGCATCAACGTTACAGCATg aCAATGAGAAGCTGCTGGCGGATTACGGCTCTGCTTTCGTCTCCGCCTGGAAGATCTCACACAACTACAGAGTGTGGTCCAGCACACACCACCCGGCCATAGGCGACATCACCCCGGG TCACCCGTTCCAGGGGCAGTACAGCGTGGCGGACGTGAAGCTGCGTTTTTCACA ctctgtACAGAACAGTGAAAGAGGACGGAAACTGGGCAGCGCGGTGATGAGCACCAGCAGGAGTGTAGTGCAGACCGGCAGAGCCGTAG GTCAGTCTGTGGGCGGGGCCTTGAACAGCGCCAAGTCAGTGATGTCATCGTGGTTCTCGACGCTTTCTCAGCCACCAGCGTTGATTTCTAACCCGCAGTCTACATCGACCAATCAGTGA
- the lsm5 gene encoding U6 snRNA-associated Sm-like protein LSm5: protein MAATPASNPSQLLPLELVDKCIGSRIHIVMKNDKEIVGTLLGFDDFVNMVLEDVTEFEITPEGRRITKLDQILLNGNNITMLIPGGEGPEV from the exons ATGGCGGCAACACCGGCTTCAAACCCATCACAGTTGCTACCACTCG AGCTGGTGGATAAATGCATCGGCTCCCGGATACACATCGTCATGAAAAACGATAAGGAGATTGTCGGCACCTTGCTGGGGTTCGACGACTTCGTCA ACATGGTGCTCGAGGACGTCACTGAATT TGAGATCACACCTGAGGGCCGACGGATAACGAAACTGGATCAGATTCTCCTCAACGGAAACAACATCACCATG ttaATCCCAGGAGGAGAAGGACCGGAAGTGTGA
- the irf9 gene encoding interferon regulatory factor 9 isoform X1, with the protein MLLLEWNSISLILQMPSGKTRRTRRLRSWMVEQVSSGKYRGLVWDDDEKTMFRIPWKHAAKHDFRSDEDAAIFKAWAEFKGKLSENDSAGPASWKTRLRCALNKSPEFKEVIERSQLDISEPYKVYRLVPLDEQDLPEVKNEEEEKNTRRGKYRKRRRNSEINEEVAEKWIKEEEEAVAVQSISTEVDTTIGNGIILHPDEPKEHADVMKNDEVIDEIHFNLTVETVPPPGNIRDCPSFLIRVYYLGEEVLMREVMSDDVRIAFVPPSPSPPSTNGSSFLRVPLPPPPSSLKSDQIKSISTLLPFMDGGVILTTSSRGVYAKRVCQGRVFWRGPHALTNTASKMERGVKPTLIFNRQFFKQELDQFRSGGKEPETETTFCFGEELLETDDVSKKLIIIKITLPWAEKQIKDIAWTHSISLLQSLAQQSPSGEITLSLVELPEPTHTML; encoded by the exons ATGTTGCTTCTGGAGTGGAATTCGATTTCTTTGATCTTGCAG ATGCCGTCGGGTAAAACCCGCCGTACACGCCGCCTGCGCTCCTGGATGGTGGAGCAG gtgagcaGTGGGAAATACCGTGGTCTCGTATGGGACGATGACGAGAAGACCATGTTCCGTATCCCGTGGAAACACGCAGCGAAGCACGACTTCCGCAGTGATGAGGACGCTGCTATCTTTAAG GCGTGGGCCGAGTTTAAGGGGAAGCTGTCTGAGAACGACTCTGCTGGTCCTGCCTCGTGGAAAACACGGCTGCGCTGTGCTCTCAATAAAAGTCCGGAGTTCAAAGAGGTCATCGAGAGGTCACAGCTTGACATCTCCGAGCCCTACAAAGTGTATCGCCTCGTCCCGCTCGACGAGCAGG ATCTGCCTGAGGTGAAGAATGAGGAAGAGGAGAAAAACACAAGGAGGGGCAAATACAGAAAGAGGAGACGCAACTCCGAGATAAACGAAGAGGTTGCAGAGAAATGGAttaaagaagaggaggaagctGTCGCGGTTCAGAGCATTAGCACA GAAGTAGACACCACTATAGGAAATGGCATCATCCTTCATCCAGATGAACCAAAGGAGCACGCTGATGTTATGAAGAATGAcgaag TCATCGACGAAATTCACTTTAACCTCACAGTGGAAACTGTTCCTCCTCCAGGAAACATCAGAG aTTGTCCCTCGTTCCTCATCAGGGTTTATTACCTCGGAGAGGAGGTGCTGATGAGAGAGGTGATGAGCGATGATGTTCGCATCGCTTTCGTCCCGCCGTCTCCGAGTCCGCCCTCCACAAACGGCTCGAGTTTTCTTCGAGTTCCCCTTCCCCCTCCTCCCTCCAGCCTCAAGTCCGATCAGATCAAGTCCATTTCCACCCTGCTGCCGTTTATGGACGGCGGCGTCATTCTCACCACGTCGAGTCGAGGTGTTTACGCTAAACGTGTCTGTCAGGGACGAGTTTTCTGGAGGGGGCCgcacgcgcttacaaacacgGCCAGCAAGATGGAGAGAGGCGTGAAACCAACGCTGATCTTTAACCGACAATTCTTCAAACAAG agTTGGATCAGTTCCGTAGCGGAGGCAAAGAACCTGAAACTGAGACCACGTTCTGTTTTGGAGAGGAGCTTTTGGAAACGGATGATGTTTCTAAGAAGCTCATCATTATTAAG ATCACTCTGCCCTGGGCTGAGAAGCAAATCAAGGACATTGCGTGGACACACTCCATCTCCTTGCTGCAGAGTTTGGCTCAGCAATCTCCGTCAGGAGAAATCACGCTCAGTCTGGTGGAGCTTCCTGAACCGACGCACACTATGCTTTAA
- the psme2 gene encoding proteasome activator complex subunit 2 — translation MSKFKISPDNQLKVQNYRHSLYQKAEDLFSNHIPKKISQLDNLIQEEELCVSDLSSLHAPLDIPIPDPPNPEEEEMETDKNEDEDKKKKRPVCGFIKGNEKIMKLLDVVKPEITGLKETCITVSCWISLLIPKIEDGNDFGVAIQEKILERIAAVKTKLEGFQTNINKYFTERGDAVAKASKDMHVMDYRSLVHEKDEAAYCEIRVILLDIRGYYAELYDIISKNLEKVVNPKGEEKPSMY, via the exons ATGTCCAAGTTTAAGATTAGTCCTGACAACCAGCTCAAg GTTCAAAACTACCGCCACTCGCTGTATCAGAAG GCAGAAGATCTTTTCTCCAATCATATCCCAAAGAAGATTTCTCAGCTGGACAATCTGATTCAG GAAGAAGAACTGTGCGTCTCAGATCTCTCCTCCCTCCATGCACCCCTTGATATTCCCATTCCTGATCCTCCAAACCCAGAAGAGGAG GAGATGGAGACAGACAAGAACGAAGACGAGGACAAGAAGAAGAAAC GTCCTGTGTGTGGCTTCATCAAGGGAAATGAGAAGATCATGAAGCTGCTAGACGTGGTGAAGCCTGAGATCACGGGTCTGAAAGAGACCTGCATCACT GTTTCCTGCTGGATTTCACTGCTAATTCCTAAGATAGAAGACGGAAATGACTTTGGAGTCGCAATTCAG gagaaaATCCTAGAGCGAATCGCTGCTGTGAAAACCAAACTGGAGGGATTTCAGACCAACATTAACAA atatttCACAGAGAGAGGCGACGCAGTAGCCAAAGCCTCCAAAGATATGCACGTG ATGGACTACCGCTCACTCGTCCACGAGAAAGACGAAGCAGCGTACTGCGAGATCCGCGTCATCTTACTCGACATCCGTGGATATTAC GCCGAGCTCTACGACATCATCAGCAAGAACCTGGAGAAGGTCGTCAACCCCAAAGGAGAAGAGAAACCCTCTATGTACTGA